GAGAATCACTAAAAAGAACCATGTTCTGATCTCCCTGCAAGATGACGCCAACTTCTCCTACAAGTCTCTTTTCAAGTTCTTATCTTGACATTAATGCAACACTGTATGCCAATGTCTCTTCTGCACCAAATGTGGCTACTCCTGGACTGCTTATCCCTTTAGTCTACTTAGTTGTATGTGCAGTAGGGTTGTGGGGTAACACCTTAGTGATATACCTGGCATGGAAAAGTCCTGCTGGACAGAATTCAGTCACTGCTCTTTATATCTTAAATTTGGCATTGGCTGATGATCTTTTTATGTTGGGCCTACCTTTTCTGGCTGCCCAAAGTGCCATGTCCTACTGGCCCTTTGGTTCACCTGTTTGTACGATAGTAATGACTCTGGATGCTGTAAACCAGTTTACAAGCATATTCTGCTTAACAGTGCTCAGCATGGACAGATACTTAGCTGTTGTTCGGCCCATACAGTCATCCAAGTGGCGAAGACCTAGAGTGGCAAAAATTGTTAACATCACAGTATGGATTATCTCCTTTTTGGTTGTGCTCCCAGTAGTTTTCTTCGCTGGCGTTCCAAAGGAATCTGGTATGTGTCATATTGCTTGGCCTGAGCCACAACAAGCATGGAGGACTGGTTTTATTTTGTACACTGCTGCACTTGGATTTTTCTGCCCATTGCTTGTTATCTGTATCTGCCACATACTAATTGTGGCCCAGCTAAGATTATCTGGCAATCGAGT
This Bufo gargarizans isolate SCDJY-AF-19 chromosome 7, ASM1485885v1, whole genome shotgun sequence DNA region includes the following protein-coding sequences:
- the SSTR3 gene encoding somatostatin receptor type 3 → MTPTSPTSLFSSSYLDINATLYANVSSAPNVATPGLLIPLVYLVVCAVGLWGNTLVIYLAWKSPAGQNSVTALYILNLALADDLFMLGLPFLAAQSAMSYWPFGSPVCTIVMTLDAVNQFTSIFCLTVLSMDRYLAVVRPIQSSKWRRPRVAKIVNITVWIISFLVVLPVVFFAGVPKESGMCHIAWPEPQQAWRTGFILYTAALGFFCPLLVICICHILIVAQLRLSGNRVRVAPARRQGPERKVTKMVALAVTAFILCWLPFYALNIINLLWPLPAGPRLYGLYSFVVALSYANSCLNPIIYALLARPFQRGLRRVLCRTSVRVADGVLNGGDNRAHGELSRVSGISEERKSPKVVGVSENGQIAANEEPLQQDVGPSSQNALPEELGASEKENMLGISYL